The Bacillus sp. FJAT-27916 genomic interval ATCAATAATCCTGCAGCTGCAATCCATTTTTTCATCTCCATCACTCCTTTATTCTACATAATATTCGACAAGGTCATTCGTTTTTCCTATCTTATTCACGTTTTTGGAGAGAAATCATCATGAGTCTAATTGACTATTTTTTGAATAGAGTCATTTTTTCATCTTGAAAAGAATCGAAAGAGTGATAAAGTATATAATTGATAATGATTATCACTATCAATACATATTAACAAAAGGAGTTAGGACAGATGAAGAAGCTATGGAAAGTTGGTTTCGTTGCTGCGTTAGCGTTAAGCTTGGCTGCATGCGGTGAGGACGAGACAGCAAACAGTAAGACCAAACAGGCAGATACTGAGGCAAAGGAAAAGACGGTTACCTACATGGATAAGGAGTATAAGGTTCCGGCGGATCCGACGATTGTGGCTGCAAGTCTTGAATCAATGGAAGACTTGGCCCTTTTGGATGTGAAGCCGGCCGGTGCACTTGCTGTCGGGGGAGAGCTGCCTTCTTATTTAGCTGAGGACCTAAAGGGAGCTGAGCTCATCGGGGACAAGATGCAGCCCAATTATGAGACGATTCTAGGCTTAGACCCGGATATCATCCTTGGTACCTCCAAGTTCCAGGAGGATGTGAAATCACAGCTTGAGAAAATCGCGCCAATGATGCCGATTTCTCATGTATCGACAGACTGGGAAGCCAACTTAACGGCTGTTGCTGAACTGACTGGCAAGGAAGAGGAAGCTGAAAAGATTCTTGAAGAGTACAAGGCTGATGCTGCGGAAGTAAAGAATTCTGTATCTGAGTCCATGAAGGATAAAGAAGTGGTCATCATTCGTCTGCGTGCCGGCAATTTGATGATTTATGGACAGGACTTATATTTGAACCCGGTATTATACACTGACTTAGGTCTAGCGGTTCCGGATGAAGTGGCTGCCGCAAAAGCACAGGAAGCCATCTCACTTGAGAAATTGGCGGAAATGAATCCGGACTATATCTTCCTGCAATTTGAGGAAAGCGAAAATGCAGATAAGCCGGAAGCACTCGATGAGCTTCAAAAGAATGCGATTTGGAATGGTCTTGATGCCGTCAAAGCAGATCACGTTTTCATCAATAGCGTTGAACCGCTTGCCCAAGGCGGAACAGCTTGGAGCAAGACGCAATTCCTTGATGCGGTTCAGCAAAATTTGACTAAATAATGCGTATGGATAAGCCATGGAAGACTGCCCCTCCAATGATGATATTGATTGCCGCTCCCTTTATCATGGCAGCGGTGGTCATCGTATCAATCCTGTATGGGGCAAAGGATATCAATATTTCTATCGTCATGGATGCCATCTTCCATTATGACCCGAAGAATGTGGACCATGCGATCATTGTGACCTCAAGGCTGCCAAGAGTATTGGCGGCCTTGTTGGTTGGAGCATTCCTGGCTATTTCAGGTGCTGTCATGCAGGGGATGACCCGGAATTATCTCGCCTCCCCTTCTATTATGGGTGTCACTGATGGCTCTGCTTTCTTCATTACCATCGCGATGATTCTCATTCCTGGAGCCTCCAATCTGACGATGATTCTCCTGTCGATGGCGGGGTCCGCCTTTGGCGCATTGATTGTCTTCGGGTTCGGTTCCTTGCTCCGTGGAGGGTTGTCCCCGGTCCGGCTTGCAATCATTGGTACGGTGATTGGAACCTTCCTAAGCAGCCTATCAGCTGCAATGGCGACGTATTTCCAAATCTCGCAGGATATTAGCTTCTGGTATAATGCCAAGCTCCATCAAGCTGATTTGGATATGCTGCTTTTAGCCTTGCCGCTAGGTCTTGTTGGGTTCATTCTGGCCTTGCTGCTTTCCGGGTCCTTGACGATTCTCTCGCTTGGGGATGAGACGGCCGTCAGTTTAGGCCTGCGAACAACGGTTGTGAAGGCCTTAGCCATGATATCTGTCATTGCAATGACGGGAACGGCCGTTGCACTTGTCGGGAAGATTGCCTTCGTCGGACTGATTATTCCGCATATCACGCGCTTTTTGATTGGGGTTGATTATCGCTGGGTCATTCCTTGTGCCGGCGTGATTGGGGCCATATTCCTGGCCTGCTGTGATTTGGCAAGCCGCTTTATCAATTATCCTTTCGAAACGCCGATTGGTGTGGTCACCGCCATTATTGGTGTTCCGTTCTTCCTCTATTTAATCCGGACGAAGGGAGGCGGAAAGTTTGCGTAAGAAGAACACTCTCGGCCTCCTGTCTGTGTTTGTTCTGTTAATTGCCATAACAGTCTATATCAGCTTGACAAACGGTGCCTTTGATATGACGGTCGGCGAGGTCGTCCGGACATTGCTCCGCATCGAGGGTGACCCGAAATTTGACTTGATTATCTTTGATTTCAGACTTCCGCGGATTGTTATTGCTGCTCTTGTCGGCATGGGGCTTGGAGTGGCAGGAACCGTCATTCAAGGCATCACGCGCAATGGGCTCGCTGATTCCGGCATCCTCGGAATCAATGCCGGAGCTGGTGCTGCCATTGTCATCTTTATGTTCTTCTTTCAAGGGCAGCTCAGTAATCTGGGCACAGCCGGTATCATGCTGCAGCCGTTATTCGGCCTTGCCGGCGGATTGCTAGCCGCCTTATTGATCTATTTCTTCTCCTTTAAGGGAGGGCGGCTTGATACGGAGCGTCTTTTGCTGACTGGGATAGCGATTGGCTCCGGTTTTGGGGCGC includes:
- a CDS encoding ABC transporter substrate-binding protein; translation: MKKLWKVGFVAALALSLAACGEDETANSKTKQADTEAKEKTVTYMDKEYKVPADPTIVAASLESMEDLALLDVKPAGALAVGGELPSYLAEDLKGAELIGDKMQPNYETILGLDPDIILGTSKFQEDVKSQLEKIAPMMPISHVSTDWEANLTAVAELTGKEEEAEKILEEYKADAAEVKNSVSESMKDKEVVIIRLRAGNLMIYGQDLYLNPVLYTDLGLAVPDEVAAAKAQEAISLEKLAEMNPDYIFLQFEESENADKPEALDELQKNAIWNGLDAVKADHVFINSVEPLAQGGTAWSKTQFLDAVQQNLTK
- a CDS encoding FecCD family ABC transporter permease, producing MDKPWKTAPPMMILIAAPFIMAAVVIVSILYGAKDINISIVMDAIFHYDPKNVDHAIIVTSRLPRVLAALLVGAFLAISGAVMQGMTRNYLASPSIMGVTDGSAFFITIAMILIPGASNLTMILLSMAGSAFGALIVFGFGSLLRGGLSPVRLAIIGTVIGTFLSSLSAAMATYFQISQDISFWYNAKLHQADLDMLLLALPLGLVGFILALLLSGSLTILSLGDETAVSLGLRTTVVKALAMISVIAMTGTAVALVGKIAFVGLIIPHITRFLIGVDYRWVIPCAGVIGAIFLACCDLASRFINYPFETPIGVVTAIIGVPFFLYLIRTKGGGKFA